From Rhodoferax sp. AJA081-3, the proteins below share one genomic window:
- a CDS encoding polysaccharide deacetylase family protein: MRFLLTFDDGPDIGTPSLTATIQQQLAYNPVMPGIKALFFVQATHERHGDSDLGRELMRDTCAAGHLLGLHSGTPRGHIPHPRLAPEELAVSLSQGNLAIEQQCPGRVAFVRPPDWVYTDATLAAYQGAQLQMLQADASVNDGKIYGWISSPRRRTHLRSTLERVAQARIAGHLPEADGVLPIIVALHDTNSYTAEHMTEYLHILVEESAAVGLPLASEPFYADRDAMVRAGQVRAQKQLYVCDKTALATPIAVRLGLKNGDTRRGCFPPTAQN, translated from the coding sequence GTGCGATTCCTTCTTACGTTTGACGATGGCCCCGATATTGGAACCCCCTCGTTAACGGCGACAATCCAGCAGCAGTTGGCCTACAACCCGGTCATGCCGGGTATCAAAGCGCTGTTTTTTGTGCAGGCTACCCACGAACGCCATGGTGACAGTGACCTGGGGCGGGAGCTCATGCGCGACACCTGTGCGGCTGGTCACCTGTTAGGCCTGCACTCTGGCACACCACGGGGTCATATACCCCATCCCCGCCTTGCACCCGAAGAGCTTGCCGTGTCGCTGTCGCAGGGTAATCTGGCGATAGAGCAGCAGTGCCCGGGGCGTGTGGCGTTTGTCCGGCCACCCGATTGGGTCTATACCGACGCCACGTTGGCCGCCTACCAGGGTGCACAGCTGCAGATGCTGCAAGCAGACGCCAGCGTGAATGATGGAAAGATTTACGGCTGGATCAGCAGCCCGCGTCGGCGCACCCATCTGCGCAGCACCCTGGAGCGGGTAGCGCAGGCACGAATAGCCGGGCATTTGCCTGAGGCGGATGGTGTGTTGCCGATCATCGTGGCCCTGCACGATACCAACTCGTACACCGCCGAGCATATGACGGAATACCTGCACATACTGGTTGAGGAGAGCGCTGCAGTCGGGTTACCGCTTGCGAGTGAACCGTTTTATGCTGATCGGGATGCGATGGTGCGTGCGGGTCAGGTGCGTGCCCAAAAACAGCTATATGTGTGCGACAAGACGGCCTTGGCAACGCCCATTGCTGTGCGCCTGGGCCTCAAGAATGGAGACACCCGGCGCGGGTGCTTCCCGCCTACTGCGCAGAACTAG
- a CDS encoding 4'-phosphopantetheinyl transferase superfamily protein, protein MGPRFALQTCEALLAEWQSGPGTQGLSQEESLRADAILSAARRRQFLAGRWLAKTMLCEAIGGTPAAWCISTDPHTKPRVLNHSVQISIAHSGDYVACALANEVVGIDLERTNARRPLVDMAQWVCSAAEQRSLRVPDGDVDPLQFNRLWTRKEARLKQHGLPFDIAALRAIQTTPVDEIEADGGTWCFVQMGVVVSLAANDLRQLQARWPAHWRADPVQWHRYV, encoded by the coding sequence GTGGGCCCCCGGTTTGCGCTCCAGACCTGTGAGGCGCTGCTCGCAGAATGGCAGTCAGGCCCAGGTACGCAAGGTCTGTCTCAAGAAGAGAGCCTGCGCGCAGATGCGATACTTTCTGCCGCCAGGCGTCGACAGTTTCTGGCGGGCCGCTGGCTGGCCAAGACCATGCTGTGTGAAGCCATCGGAGGGACACCGGCGGCATGGTGCATCAGCACAGACCCCCATACCAAACCCCGCGTTCTGAACCACAGCGTACAGATATCCATCGCCCATAGTGGGGACTATGTGGCCTGCGCGCTGGCGAATGAGGTCGTGGGCATAGACCTGGAGCGTACCAATGCGCGTCGGCCTTTGGTCGACATGGCACAGTGGGTTTGCAGCGCAGCGGAGCAGCGCAGCTTGCGCGTACCAGACGGTGATGTGGACCCACTTCAGTTCAATCGCCTGTGGACCCGCAAGGAGGCTAGGTTGAAGCAACACGGCCTTCCGTTTGATATCGCCGCGCTGCGCGCGATCCAAACGACGCCTGTCGATGAAATTGAAGCAGACGGGGGGACATGGTGTTTTGTCCAAATGGGTGTGGTGGTGTCTCTTGCGGCAAACGACCTGCGACAGCTGCAAGCGCGTTGGCCTGCCCATTGGCGTGCGGACCCTGTCCAATGGCACCGTTATGTGTAA
- a CDS encoding excinuclease ATPase subunit: protein MKTLITLALATTVLLAPAYARDTVVNIRLADVLDMPEAKAKLDGSVKFFLAGQSTPKVVKEFREDVSNLKTNAVGKSDDASCKWVALSTLISLQKSAKEAGANAVVGITSYYKKNETSSDTTVECHAGAMMSGVALKGTYATIEE from the coding sequence ATGAAAACATTGATCACCCTTGCACTCGCCACGACCGTGTTGCTTGCGCCTGCTTATGCCCGGGACACAGTTGTCAACATCCGCTTGGCCGATGTGCTCGATATGCCGGAGGCCAAAGCAAAACTGGACGGTAGCGTGAAGTTCTTTCTGGCTGGACAAAGCACACCCAAGGTGGTGAAAGAATTCAGAGAGGATGTCTCCAACCTGAAGACCAATGCGGTGGGTAAAAGTGATGACGCCAGTTGCAAATGGGTGGCGCTCAGTACCTTGATCAGCCTTCAGAAGTCTGCCAAGGAGGCTGGAGCCAATGCCGTCGTCGGCATCACCAGCTATTACAAGAAGAATGAGACAAGCAGCGACACCACGGTTGAATGCCACGCTGGCGCAATGATGTCAGGTGTTGCGCTAAAAGGCACCTACGCAACCATCGAAGAATAA
- a CDS encoding beta-ketoacyl-ACP synthase, with product MTRVVVTGFGAISPLGHDWDAVHARLKQCQNAVQAMDEWAGYEGLNTRVGARAQPFDLSPEKYNRKSTRSMGRVALMAVRASEMALQDAGLLNDPILKSGRVGIAYGSSSGTPKSIGDFGRMIISKSTEGINATTYIKMMSHTAAVNIGVFFGLTGRIVPTSTACTSGSQGIGYAYEAIQSGKQVAMLAGGAEELDATQAAVFDTLFATSVKHNGTPHLTPRPFDANRDGLVLGEGACTLVLESLEHALARGAKIHAEIIGYGTNSDGRHVTQPNSDTMAQAMNLALDDAGLPPEAIAYVNAHGTATDHGDVAESHATHSIFGERMPISSLKSYMGHTLGACGALEAWMTIEMMRSGWFAPTLNLEQVDPKCAALDYITGDGRLLQTDIVMSNNFAFGGINTSLIFKRWKD from the coding sequence ATGACACGTGTAGTAGTAACCGGCTTCGGGGCTATCAGTCCACTGGGGCATGATTGGGATGCCGTCCACGCACGATTGAAGCAGTGCCAAAACGCTGTGCAGGCCATGGACGAATGGGCGGGCTATGAGGGCTTGAACACACGGGTTGGTGCACGGGCCCAACCCTTTGATCTGTCGCCCGAAAAATACAACCGAAAATCCACCCGCAGCATGGGTCGCGTGGCGCTGATGGCCGTGCGTGCCAGTGAGATGGCGTTGCAGGATGCCGGTTTGTTGAACGACCCAATCCTCAAAAGCGGGCGCGTGGGTATCGCCTATGGTTCTTCCTCCGGCACGCCGAAATCGATTGGCGATTTCGGCCGGATGATCATCAGCAAGTCGACAGAAGGTATCAACGCCACAACCTACATCAAGATGATGTCGCACACTGCAGCGGTAAACATCGGTGTGTTTTTCGGGCTGACGGGGCGCATTGTGCCGACGTCCACAGCGTGCACGTCGGGCAGCCAGGGCATTGGTTACGCCTACGAGGCGATACAAAGTGGCAAGCAAGTCGCCATGTTGGCCGGTGGCGCAGAAGAACTGGACGCCACACAAGCGGCGGTGTTTGACACGCTGTTTGCAACCAGTGTTAAACACAATGGCACGCCCCACCTGACCCCACGCCCCTTTGACGCCAACCGCGATGGTCTGGTGCTGGGCGAAGGGGCTTGCACGCTGGTGCTGGAATCTCTGGAGCATGCCCTGGCGCGTGGCGCAAAGATCCATGCTGAGATTATTGGGTACGGCACGAACAGCGACGGACGCCACGTCACACAGCCCAATTCCGACACCATGGCGCAGGCCATGAATCTGGCACTGGACGATGCGGGTCTGCCGCCCGAAGCAATCGCCTATGTCAACGCACACGGTACTGCCACAGACCATGGCGATGTGGCCGAGTCCCATGCAACCCACAGCATTTTCGGTGAGCGTATGCCCATCTCTTCGCTCAAGAGTTATATGGGCCACACCCTGGGCGCCTGTGGCGCGCTGGAAGCATGGATGACCATAGAGATGATGCGCAGTGGCTGGTTTGCGCCCACGCTCAACCTGGAGCAGGTCGATCCCAAATGTGCGGCGCTCGATTACATCACCGGAGACGGTCGTCTACTCCAGACCGATATTGTCATGAGCAACAATTTTGCGTTCGGTGGCATCAACACCTCGCTGATATTCAAGCGCTGGAAAGACTGA
- a CDS encoding 3-ketoacyl-ACP reductase FabG2 — translation MSDKTVLVTGSSRGIGRAIALRLARDGYDIVLHCRSGIVEAQEVAGEIRGMGRNARVLQFDVADREATARLLLEDIELHGCYYGVVCNAGIARDNAFPAMPAEDWDAVIHTNLDSFYNVLNPLTMPLVRRRKPGRIVTLSSVSGIMGNRGQVNYSAAKAGIIGATKALAVELASRGITVNCVAPGLIDTEMVDQHVLDEALKMIPARRVGQPSEVAATVSFLMGDDAAYITRQVISVNGGMVG, via the coding sequence GTGAGTGACAAAACTGTCTTGGTGACCGGCTCCAGCCGGGGAATTGGTCGTGCCATTGCCTTAAGACTGGCGCGGGATGGTTACGACATCGTTTTGCATTGCCGAAGCGGGATCGTAGAGGCGCAGGAAGTGGCTGGGGAGATTCGCGGCATGGGGCGCAATGCGCGTGTGCTGCAGTTTGATGTGGCTGACCGCGAAGCAACCGCCCGTTTGTTGTTGGAGGACATTGAGCTCCATGGTTGTTACTACGGGGTGGTCTGCAATGCTGGAATCGCCCGTGACAATGCCTTTCCGGCCATGCCCGCGGAAGACTGGGACGCTGTTATACACACCAATCTGGACAGCTTTTACAACGTACTCAACCCCTTGACCATGCCGTTGGTGCGCAGGCGCAAGCCGGGCCGCATTGTGACCTTGTCCTCGGTATCCGGCATCATGGGCAACCGCGGGCAGGTTAACTACAGCGCTGCCAAGGCTGGCATCATCGGCGCCACAAAGGCCCTGGCCGTCGAGCTGGCCAGCCGTGGCATCACGGTGAACTGTGTGGCCCCCGGCCTGATTGATACCGAGATGGTAGACCAGCATGTGCTGGATGAAGCGCTGAAGATGATCCCTGCCAGACGCGTAGGCCAGCCCAGCGAGGTCGCGGCGACCGTGAGTTTTTTGATGGGTGACGATGCTGCGTACATTACACGGCAGGTGATTTCCGTAAACGGGGGAATGGTCGGATGA
- a CDS encoding hotdog family protein gives MNSNMYADTPTARLPVTYPITAIVPHAGKMCLLDRPIEGDAESLSCEVTIREDGLFFSNGGVDGWVGIEYMAQTVAAWAGWRARLRGEAPRIGFLLGSRRYECSRPRFTLGQTYRIDVHRQFQADNGLGQFDCRIQLDGQVVASATLTVFEPTNAEEFLMGTTRE, from the coding sequence ATGAATAGCAACATGTACGCGGATACACCCACTGCGCGACTGCCAGTCACTTATCCCATCACTGCCATTGTTCCCCATGCCGGCAAGATGTGCCTGCTTGACCGTCCGATTGAAGGCGACGCTGAAAGCCTGAGCTGTGAGGTCACCATTCGGGAAGACGGTTTGTTTTTCTCCAATGGTGGCGTGGACGGTTGGGTCGGCATTGAGTACATGGCACAAACGGTGGCAGCGTGGGCGGGTTGGCGTGCCCGCCTGCGGGGTGAAGCACCACGCATCGGGTTTTTGTTGGGCAGCCGCCGTTACGAATGCTCTCGCCCCCGATTTACGCTGGGGCAAACCTACCGCATAGATGTACACCGGCAGTTTCAGGCCGACAATGGTCTTGGGCAGTTTGACTGCAGGATTCAACTGGACGGGCAAGTAGTGGCCAGCGCAACTTTGACCGTGTTTGAGCCTACCAATGCTGAGGAATTTTTAATGGGAACGACACGTGAGTGA
- a CDS encoding beta-ketoacyl-ACP synthase — translation MVRSSVFLNEVGVVCALGADSASVRAGLFADQQSGVAANTRVVPGQELFLGAVTQTLEDVGGLPHALRSRNNALLLTALRQIRGAVDAAISRYGAHRVAVVVGTSTAGIGEAQLAMAHYAAHHELPPAFHFSQQEMGSPVMALNAELGLCGPVVGVSTACSSSAKALASAARLLNAGMADAVIAGGMDALSQFTVTGFSALEALSDTLCNPLSRNRSGINIGEGGALFLMTREPGDVRLAGWGESSDAYHISAPSPQGTGAQAAMRSALARAGIAPHAVDYINLHGTATRQNDTVECLSVQAVFSSEIPVSSTKPLTGHTLGGAGALEAALCWLTLRDNPQGYLPPHWWDGEVDPELASLKLVNSGFKLGHTPNYLLSNSFAFGGSNASLVLAQG, via the coding sequence GTGGTGCGGTCATCAGTTTTTTTGAATGAAGTCGGTGTGGTCTGTGCTCTGGGTGCTGACTCCGCCAGCGTGCGCGCTGGTTTGTTTGCAGACCAGCAATCTGGAGTGGCCGCTAACACGCGTGTTGTCCCGGGGCAAGAGCTTTTTTTGGGCGCGGTGACGCAGACCTTAGAAGATGTGGGTGGGTTGCCCCATGCCTTGCGCAGCCGCAACAATGCTCTGCTGCTGACTGCCTTGCGGCAGATCCGCGGAGCGGTGGATGCTGCCATCAGCCGTTACGGTGCGCACCGGGTGGCGGTGGTGGTTGGCACCAGCACTGCCGGCATTGGTGAAGCGCAGCTTGCCATGGCCCACTACGCGGCCCACCATGAACTTCCACCAGCCTTTCATTTCAGCCAGCAGGAGATGGGCTCCCCGGTGATGGCTCTGAATGCCGAGTTGGGACTATGTGGCCCCGTTGTGGGTGTTTCTACCGCCTGTTCGTCCAGCGCCAAAGCCTTGGCGAGTGCAGCACGTCTGTTGAATGCAGGTATGGCCGATGCGGTGATTGCAGGCGGCATGGATGCGCTAAGCCAATTTACGGTGACCGGTTTTTCGGCTCTGGAGGCCCTGAGTGACACGTTGTGTAACCCCTTAAGCCGAAACCGCAGCGGCATCAACATAGGGGAGGGCGGAGCACTCTTCTTGATGACACGCGAGCCAGGCGATGTTCGTCTGGCAGGTTGGGGGGAGTCATCGGACGCGTACCACATATCCGCACCGTCTCCCCAGGGAACCGGTGCACAGGCGGCCATGCGCTCAGCCCTTGCACGTGCCGGGATTGCGCCACACGCCGTTGACTACATCAACCTGCACGGGACAGCTACGCGGCAGAACGACACCGTTGAATGCCTGTCCGTGCAGGCGGTGTTTTCGTCGGAGATTCCTGTGAGTTCCACCAAGCCCCTGACCGGGCACACCCTTGGAGGCGCCGGAGCACTGGAGGCCGCACTCTGCTGGCTCACACTGCGCGACAACCCGCAAGGGTATTTGCCGCCCCACTGGTGGGACGGTGAGGTGGATCCCGAGCTGGCGTCGCTCAAACTCGTAAACAGTGGCTTCAAGCTGGGGCATACCCCCAACTACCTGCTTAGCAATTCTTTCGCCTTTGGGGGAAGCAATGCGAGTTTGGTCCTGGCCCAAGGTTAG
- a CDS encoding DUF3261 domain-containing protein has product MQLPQPRLAPQAMGVTLSLAQRLTVERAPEGRPVATRSLDTLLELDTESLRLAAFALGQRVLTLTWDGNTLTSERHPLLPPEVDAAYVLRDVQWMYAPVASLRQVLPGGWQLEDSSNARILMHGATPILLIHYDTESRWTGRTRMENRLEGYSLTIESAQQAGS; this is encoded by the coding sequence TTGCAGTTGCCGCAACCGCGCTTGGCGCCACAGGCCATGGGTGTGACTCTGAGTCTTGCGCAGCGTTTGACGGTTGAGCGTGCACCGGAAGGGCGCCCCGTGGCGACCCGCAGCCTGGACACGCTGCTGGAATTAGATACAGAAAGTTTGCGTCTGGCTGCATTTGCGCTGGGCCAGCGCGTGTTGACGTTAACGTGGGATGGCAACACGCTAACCAGCGAACGCCATCCCTTGCTGCCACCTGAAGTTGATGCCGCCTATGTGTTGCGTGACGTGCAATGGATGTATGCACCAGTGGCATCCTTGCGCCAGGTATTGCCGGGTGGCTGGCAGTTGGAGGACAGCAGTAACGCGCGGATTCTTATGCATGGTGCGACACCCATATTGCTGATCCACTACGACACCGAGTCTCGCTGGACCGGGCGCACCCGAATGGAAAACCGTCTGGAAGGTTACAGCCTGACGATAGAATCTGCCCAACAGGCGGGGAGCTGA
- a CDS encoding NAD(P)/FAD-dependent oxidoreductase, with translation MKTENVDILIIGAGPAGSLAAGLLRKQGRRVLVIEKEQFPRFSIGESLLPQSMEYIEAAGFLQDVVEAGFQYKNGAAFVRGDKHTNFDFRDKFSKGWGTTYQVQRADFDHVLIRAAEKAGAEVRFQHQVVAVEVSGEKPLVQVVSPDKEIYQVSAQFLLDASGFGRVLPRLLDLETPSAFPVRGAYFTHIEDHVAVGTFDRNKILITVHPEHVDVWFWTIPFSNGRCSVGVVAASEFLDQFPGTETQRLQAIIAQTPTLATLLEKAVWDTPARKLVGYAANVKSLHGKGFALLGNAGEFLDPVFSSGVTIAVKSASLAAAAIERAFRGEPVDWQLEYADPLRAGVDAFRSFVESWYSGGFQDVIFYPDQSPEVRKMITAILAGYAWDVRNPYVAQPQRLKTLEQVCAA, from the coding sequence ATGAAGACGGAAAACGTTGACATTCTCATCATTGGTGCCGGACCTGCGGGTTCTTTGGCGGCTGGCTTGTTGCGCAAACAAGGTCGGCGGGTGCTGGTCATCGAAAAGGAGCAGTTCCCGCGCTTTTCCATTGGCGAAAGCCTGTTGCCCCAGAGCATGGAGTACATCGAGGCTGCCGGGTTTTTACAAGACGTTGTGGAGGCCGGTTTCCAGTACAAGAATGGTGCTGCGTTCGTGCGTGGGGACAAACACACGAATTTCGATTTTCGCGACAAATTCTCCAAAGGCTGGGGAACCACTTACCAGGTGCAGCGCGCGGACTTCGACCATGTCCTGATACGTGCTGCTGAAAAAGCCGGGGCCGAGGTGCGCTTCCAACACCAGGTGGTTGCTGTCGAAGTATCAGGCGAGAAACCGTTGGTGCAGGTTGTGTCGCCAGACAAGGAGATCTACCAGGTCAGTGCCCAATTCCTGCTGGACGCCAGCGGCTTTGGCCGCGTGCTGCCGCGCCTGCTGGATCTGGAAACACCGTCTGCGTTTCCGGTGCGTGGTGCCTATTTCACACATATCGAAGACCACGTAGCGGTGGGCACTTTTGATAGAAACAAGATACTGATTACCGTCCATCCCGAGCATGTGGATGTCTGGTTCTGGACCATTCCATTTTCAAATGGCCGTTGTTCGGTAGGGGTTGTTGCTGCCAGTGAGTTTCTGGACCAGTTCCCAGGAACCGAGACCCAACGCTTGCAAGCCATCATTGCGCAAACACCGACGTTGGCAACATTGCTCGAAAAAGCCGTATGGGACACGCCCGCACGCAAGTTGGTGGGATACGCTGCCAATGTGAAATCCCTGCACGGCAAGGGTTTTGCCCTGCTGGGAAATGCTGGCGAGTTTCTGGATCCCGTGTTTTCCAGTGGTGTGACGATTGCCGTGAAGTCGGCTAGCTTGGCTGCTGCGGCCATTGAACGTGCTTTCCGCGGCGAGCCTGTGGACTGGCAGCTCGAATACGCCGACCCACTGCGCGCGGGCGTAGACGCGTTTCGTTCGTTTGTGGAGAGTTGGTACTCCGGTGGTTTCCAGGACGTCATTTTTTACCCAGACCAGTCCCCAGAGGTCAGGAAGATGATCACCGCGATTCTTGCAGGTTACGCATGGGATGTGCGCAACCCGTATGTTGCCCAACCCCAGCGACTGAAGACTTTGGAACAAGTGTGCGCTGCTTGA
- a CDS encoding MMPL family transporter, with the protein MSRTRWLALGWLVLVLAMLGHNAWLWTGARLQLDTDVLAMLPLDERDATVQHVTRQLTDSASRRIVVLVGGGDWSGARRAADAYAQALSPYDQVVSVRYRVDDAMAAQMVDFFQPWRNQLLTTQQRHMLGSQPPEQLAARAVEALYRPMGMPRVGVWGDDPLNLFGTWLATRAGESRVRVADGRLSLVDGERHYALLMLDQRGSAFSMAAQEALMPILAHAKQQAGGAMPTVEVLAIGVPLYAAAAAAQGQHEMHTIGAGSLLGIVLLTLFAFSAIRPRLLVTLSIAVGLMAAISVCVLLFERLHLITLVFGASLVGVAENYGTNYFSNRLGRDPSERWHMLREQGSVMWLAMLTTAIGYALLALTPFPGLRQIAVFSAVGLLAAFVTVLWWFPFLDRGTMGATRLALWIGSRRALWPVLGRNRFTLVFSLLAITLLVLGARSIRVNDDIRLLQNAPPELINQQMRIGKLLQLPSPGQFYLVQGSNQEEVLTREEALKAQLDTLQAHGGLSGYQAISDWVPSARQQGADAAMVERVVQGAAGVRALAMAKLGETAKPMAVPAPIEPLRLDAWLSSTASEPFRQQWLGRFGDGYASIVLLRGIDGADKLERAAALAPGLPGVRWVDTVAQVSDVMARYRYRMGGVIAASYGLVFAALAWRFGRKAWRALLPTALASCLTLSLLAVLGQPLQLFNVLALLLILGMGVDYGIFMLEQPDRDAVRPFLSVTLAAASTLLAFGLLALSATPALRAFGLTMLFGIGLSWLLTPLFLPATIKPIQKVE; encoded by the coding sequence GTGTCTCGCACCCGCTGGCTTGCTTTGGGCTGGCTTGTGTTGGTGCTGGCCATGCTCGGCCACAACGCCTGGTTGTGGACTGGCGCCAGGCTGCAACTCGATACCGATGTGCTTGCCATGCTGCCGCTGGATGAGCGCGATGCAACGGTGCAGCATGTCACGCGCCAGCTCACCGACTCAGCCTCTCGGCGGATCGTAGTGCTGGTGGGCGGTGGCGATTGGTCTGGCGCACGGCGGGCTGCAGATGCCTATGCCCAGGCGCTGTCCCCGTACGACCAGGTGGTTTCTGTGCGATACCGTGTGGACGACGCGATGGCAGCGCAAATGGTGGATTTCTTTCAACCGTGGCGCAACCAATTATTGACAACCCAGCAGCGTCACATGCTGGGCAGCCAGCCGCCGGAGCAACTCGCTGCCCGCGCAGTTGAAGCACTGTATCGCCCAATGGGAATGCCGCGTGTGGGGGTGTGGGGCGATGACCCCCTGAACCTCTTTGGCACTTGGCTGGCGACACGCGCTGGCGAGAGCCGGGTGCGTGTAGCGGACGGGCGCCTGTCACTCGTGGACGGGGAACGCCATTACGCACTTTTAATGCTGGATCAGCGTGGCTCTGCGTTCTCGATGGCTGCGCAAGAGGCGTTGATGCCGATTCTTGCCCATGCCAAGCAGCAGGCCGGTGGCGCAATGCCAACGGTCGAAGTCCTCGCCATTGGCGTCCCTTTGTACGCTGCTGCTGCCGCCGCGCAAGGGCAGCACGAAATGCACACCATTGGCGCCGGGTCTCTGCTGGGCATTGTGCTCTTGACTTTGTTTGCGTTCAGTGCGATCCGCCCGCGTCTGCTCGTCACCTTGTCCATTGCTGTGGGGTTGATGGCTGCTATATCGGTGTGTGTGCTGTTGTTCGAGCGCCTGCACCTGATCACACTGGTGTTTGGTGCCAGTTTGGTGGGCGTTGCGGAAAACTATGGCACCAATTACTTCAGCAACCGCCTGGGGCGAGACCCTTCCGAACGCTGGCACATGCTGCGTGAGCAGGGCTCTGTGATGTGGCTTGCCATGCTGACTACCGCGATTGGTTACGCCCTGTTGGCGTTGACGCCATTTCCGGGTTTGCGCCAGATCGCGGTGTTTTCTGCGGTGGGATTGTTGGCGGCCTTTGTCACTGTCTTGTGGTGGTTCCCCTTTCTGGACCGAGGCACCATGGGTGCGACGCGACTGGCGTTGTGGATAGGCAGCCGCCGCGCACTATGGCCGGTGCTGGGCCGCAACCGCTTTACGTTGGTTTTTTCACTGCTTGCCATCACCCTGCTGGTGCTGGGTGCCCGCTCGATTCGGGTGAATGACGACATTCGCTTGCTGCAAAACGCACCGCCGGAGTTGATCAACCAGCAGATGCGGATTGGCAAACTGCTGCAGTTGCCCAGCCCGGGGCAGTTCTATCTGGTACAGGGCAGCAACCAGGAGGAAGTGCTGACGCGTGAGGAAGCGCTGAAAGCACAACTCGACACCCTGCAGGCTCATGGAGGCTTGTCCGGCTACCAGGCTATTTCAGACTGGGTACCCTCCGCCCGCCAACAGGGGGCAGATGCGGCTATGGTCGAACGTGTCGTCCAAGGAGCGGCTGGCGTAAGGGCTTTGGCGATGGCGAAACTGGGTGAGACTGCGAAACCGATGGCTGTGCCAGCTCCAATTGAACCTCTGCGTCTGGACGCCTGGTTGAGCAGCACAGCATCGGAACCGTTTCGCCAGCAGTGGCTGGGGCGTTTTGGAGACGGCTATGCCAGCATTGTGTTGCTGCGCGGAATCGATGGGGCAGACAAACTGGAGCGTGCGGCCGCACTTGCCCCTGGATTACCTGGGGTGCGGTGGGTGGATACCGTTGCGCAAGTATCTGATGTCATGGCGCGGTACCGTTACCGCATGGGTGGTGTCATTGCCGCCAGTTATGGCTTGGTGTTTGCCGCTTTGGCCTGGCGCTTTGGCCGGAAGGCATGGCGGGCACTGTTGCCAACCGCGTTGGCGAGTTGCCTGACGTTGTCCTTGTTGGCCGTGTTAGGGCAGCCTCTGCAGCTGTTTAATGTGTTGGCGTTGTTGTTGATTCTGGGGATGGGCGTGGACTACGGCATATTTATGCTGGAGCAACCTGACCGCGACGCAGTCCGCCCATTTTTATCGGTCACGTTGGCCGCCGCCAGTACGCTGCTGGCCTTTGGGCTTTTGGCCTTGTCGGCAACGCCAGCCTTGCGCGCCTTTGGTCTGACCATGCTGTTCGGCATCGGCCTGAGTTGGCTGCTGACGCCTCTGTTTTTACCTGCCACGATAAAACCAATACAGAAAGTAGAGTAA
- a CDS encoding outer membrane lipoprotein carrier protein LolA has translation MLFLLALASHAADLMVDVRSRLGQPAVLRGEFEQSKQVAGFKKALLSKGDFLVARDRGVIWRTREPFASVLKLTPHEIVATQGSEIAFRLSANTEPSVRVINGLMFSMLNGDIAALAEQFKIAGTAEAKSWSLTLVPKQAAFAKILTRIELSGDVYVRRIAMDEANGDRTVIQFHKQTPEPAKLSADEVAQFD, from the coding sequence ATGTTGTTTCTTTTGGCGCTCGCCTCCCATGCGGCGGACCTGATGGTGGATGTTCGTTCGCGCCTGGGCCAGCCTGCCGTGCTGCGCGGCGAATTCGAACAGAGCAAACAGGTTGCGGGCTTTAAAAAGGCCTTGTTATCAAAAGGCGACTTTCTGGTGGCCCGTGACCGGGGTGTGATCTGGCGCACCCGTGAACCATTTGCCAGCGTGTTGAAACTCACGCCCCATGAGATTGTGGCGACACAAGGAAGTGAGATCGCATTCAGGCTTTCAGCCAATACGGAACCTAGCGTGCGTGTCATCAATGGATTGATGTTTTCCATGCTCAATGGCGACATAGCTGCGTTGGCCGAGCAATTCAAGATTGCAGGCACTGCAGAGGCCAAGTCCTGGTCCCTGACCTTGGTGCCCAAGCAAGCAGCCTTTGCAAAAATACTGACTCGAATTGAGCTCAGCGGGGACGTGTACGTGCGGCGGATTGCCATGGACGAAGCCAATGGTGATCGAACGGTGATCCAATTCCACAAACAAACCCCAGAGCCAGCCAAACTCAGTGCAGATGAGGTTGCCCAGTTTGATTGA